The genome window agaattaaattaaaagagaaTTTACTATTGATATGTATGAGCTCAGCTCGTTACCTTGGATGGTAACAAGTGTATGGAGCACTTGCGTTTATGTAACAGaaaatacagatacaaattgaatataatacaAGGAATTCAAAACATTACTTCGATTAAACTTCATCCACGAATATGGGATTTATTTACTcgtacataataatataatgcaaacttaaacagttttcaaaaaaagaaacatttgaTTAACACATTTGTGGGATGGATCAAAAATGAATCAAAGAAACATAAACAAATCTTTTCGATGGAATGACCCACATATTTACAAGTTACACTGTAACATCCATGGTATCCTTAATTTCATTGCCCCATTCTCGGGCCATTATCATAATTTCATTCATGGATAGTTTGGGTCCGATCAGGGGATTCATCTGCGTCAAATAACAGCAAAGCCAACTGCGAAAGAAAGATGATAAAAGTTACTGTATTTGTCATACTtggtatctgtgtgtgtgaacttATGCACACATATCAGGGCCACCAATAAGAGATACTTACAACAGCCAACAGGTAACGGCAGTAAGCATAATGCAGCACTGGGTAACACTATGTACAAATAAGAAGTAATTATAAGTagaatttaagtaaattgtgGAATTTGAGTTACTTACCCTCTGTTAGGGCCCCGAGCAAAGAAGGGGCAAATGATGCCAATAAAGGCCCAAATAGCAGTGATAATAACTGGGGGAACGTAGGCTTCAACCATTTTTAGGCACTGTTTGTAACTTATATGTAATACTGAAGATCTGCCGTGATCAGCAGGTTTAGTTGATGGTTcggaaacaaaaaaagttaataaGTGATCACGAACAAGGCACTTTTTTCAATCAGTATGAATATCACATGACAGACATGGGACAGAAACATATGTTGACGACGCTGCCAGACTTCGCATGGGTGTGTTGTGTTGTAAGCTGTCAAAAAATTGGGTTTTTAATACtggaattttaaatttttagaataacTGCAGTCTTTAAtgaccaaataaaataaattaaacatcaAAGGTATTCATAAATTAGAAATGTACGAGAAAGAGCTATATAAAAAAAGTGGCAACTGCGTCAACTAGCTTATCGATAAtcacacaacaacagaaatTATCGAAGTAGCCAAACAACTCTGTGTAGGTAGCTAGGAATTACAGTTCAGTGGCAAAGTGAcaagcaaaaatacaaaatggtCCTGGAAAGTACTATGATATggtaaataaagaattattgATGGAATTGgcagtaataataaaattttcgcATCACAAATTCACAGTTTTGATAACAGTGATTACCAGCGCAATGGTGATTACTTTCCAACCCGTTTAAATGTTCAAAAAGATGGCATCAACTTGGTGTGTCTCACAAAGCTTCGCTCCAATCCGGAGAATAATGTTGGTCTCATGACCCTATCTAAGTAAGCAGACAGCGTCAATAATTGAGGTTGCTCAGAGTttcacaatttattaatattccaATTAATTGCAGTACCGCCGAAGTGCTAGCCACACTCACCAGTGACGTGGGACGCATATTTTCAAAGATGCATTTGATTCAACCAAAGGGTGAAATAAATCTGCTAACTGGAATTAGAATTGCCCATTTGGTGTTGAAGCATCGTCAAGGCAAGAACCATAAAATGCGTATTGTGGTATTTGTTGGCTCGCCCATCACCAACGAAGAAGGCGAACTTGTTAAGCAGGCCAAGCGtttgaagaaagaaaaagttaATGTCGACATTGTTAGCTTTGGCGATCATGGCAACAACATTGAAACGTTGACTGCATTCATTAATGCTCTCAACGGCAAAGACGGCACCGGTTCTCATTTGGTTAGCGTTCCACGCGGCTCAGCACTGTCCGAAGCCTTATTATCGTCGCCCATTATCCAGGGTGAGGATGGCATGGGTGCAGCTGGTTTGGGTGGAGCCGCCTTTGAGTTTGGTGTCGATCCCAATGAGGATCCGGAGCTGGCTCTGGCTTTACGCGTCTCCATGGAGGAGCAGCGTCAACGCCAAGAAAGCGAGCAACGTCGCGCTGGCGCCGACAACGCTGGATCTGGATCAGGCACTGGCAATGCAGCTGAAACTGCTGCTGGCGGAGCGATTGTGACCAGTGGCGAAAGCGTCGCCAGCAGCGCCACTGGCGTAACTGTGCCCAGCTCCAATTCTGAGGAGGCAATGTTGCAACGCGCCTTGGCATTATCTACTGAAACACCCGAGGACAATTTGCCCGATTTTGCCAATATGACCGAAGAGGAACAGATCGCCTTTGCCATGCAAATGTCCATGCAGGATGCGGCTGATGATGTGACACAGCAAGCGAAGCGTCCCAAAACTGATGATGCCTCTGCCCCCATGGATGTGGATGAAGACTATTCAGAAGTGATTGGCGATCCGGCATTTTTGCAGAGCGTTCTTGAGAATCTTCCTGGCGTGGATCCACAATCGGAAGCAGTTCGCGATGCTGTTGGCTCGCTCAATAAGGACAAAGATAAGAGCACTGATGCCAAGGATGACCAAAAGAAATGAATGCTGAATGGAAAAAGCTATCTACAATTATactactaaatatatattaaaaatttgtcatTAATCCAGAAATCATATATGAACTAACATCGTGTAACACATTGCGCGGATTATGTTCACGCTTCAAATAAAACCATTATATTATCACAGGGAAAATGTCATATTTCACTGACTCATTCGCCCATGCCCTTGCTGGGAAAACTACTGCCCCATTCGAGTAAAATAAGTGGAAATCTAGTTAAGTTAAATGTATTTTGGTTACTTTGACTCTGTATTTGTAAGCAACATTTTATCTACAGTAGTGAATTCTAAAAGGTCGATGATGCTCCAAGCTTACTTTCCGCCTTTGTAGTCACGGATGTGGTACAAAACCCAGGCCGGAATGAACAGGGATGCAGCGCACATGCCACCACCAAGGATTACTTTCTCCTGCaatgaattcaatatttatattgtccatttttaaattaatgtcgCATGTAAGGAATATGTCCAATATTTCGTTTACGTAACCCCGAAAAGGCAAGCAACAAAATTGTACTTACAGCAGTAGAGACGTGCTTGGTTGGGGGACCAGACACAACAGATTGGCTGCGCCTTTGAAGGGCACCTCGCATCGCAGGAACCAAAAGTTTAGCAGCACTATTTTGGAACATCttgaaaattgattgatttccTTATTTTTTGCAGAAACGAGTGTTGGTTGTGTGCTTGATGGTGTTGTCAGAAGCAGCGTGACCGCAGCTTCAACTCATAAATGTACTATTTTAcatagaaaaatataccaacatataCCACTGTCGAGCGGTTCCACTTAACTTGTGATGGGACAGAGCACAATTGGAAACCaactgaaatttaatttgctgttCAACGGTCTTTAATAAACAGATAGTTAACATTATATAATGTATTAGTTTTTCTAAATGTCTTAGGAATTGTATTATGCGTATTGTTGAAagtataaatttttaaatttgatacttttaataatataattccTTTTTTATATTGTGTTAAATGTTTGAAAATGTACGAATGACttatgaaatgtaaataaacacAGGTAAAAACAACTGAATTTAATAACAGTTACGTGGAgaatatactattattactGTCCAAGTGCTACCATTCGCTGGttaaatatgaattcaattttAGATTTGGATTTGTGGCTCGTATagtttattgttttcattaacTGAAGGAtacaaattattgttaaaGCTACTTAAGGTACATTATATGATATATTCAACAATGGGAAGGAAAAGCAATCTCCGGCACTCCGACGATTAAATACCCTTGCAAAGTGAAGTTAACttatatattaatatcatTTATGCTAACAAATGTTAGTTTGGTTGATGAAATATCATAGTTTTCCATACCAAACATTAATTATGGACCGATAAGTGTCATGGCAGCCATATGATTTAGTAATCCAATTATGGTATCTACCAATTTGAAATTAGATGATATTCTGTAAGTTATTACTAACGAACGCCCTGtataatgtaaatattgaGGAAAACTTCCTCTGAAATCTAACAATAGGCAATATTGTATTTGGCAGCAATTGTATTGTgcatattgtttttaatttcaaattttaattttgctgcttttaaatatatattttaataatctaATCACAAATGATAATACAtagttttcattaaaataattgattattAGCATTTATTTCATACCAATTGTGTTGGGATATATGTAAATACGCTCAttagttttttcttctttaaatactttatatcTAATTCATTAGTTAAGGCTTTGTAATATCAAGCCATTGGTTTGTGACATGTTTCATGAATACACATAATGTTAATCagataaacatatattttatatagcatacatatgtattaatataatattggcaatatattttgttaattggGGCAGCTTTGACGAAACTTTTCACAGAATTACTTTTACAATGCGATTATTAAGCCTTGACTGAACCCTCAAATGGGGAGATCAATAGTGGCGCAATTGTTATTATCAATGGTCttattaacatacatatatattgattgaatgaataaataaatctttattGTTAGACttttttactatataaaaCGAATGTAATGTTGTGTTCTTGGGAATGACAAATAATTTTACACAAAAATAGAATTAGCTTTGGAACAATTAACGTAATATTTCATTCTGagattataatttatttaaattgtttgctttatatatttaattttttgtataacaGGTAATAATAACgtaataacataaaatatctaagcatatgtatatatagtgtATTATGTGTATCATTCGCAAATGGGCATTACAAgcagttaaattaaaatcaatgtGTCTGTTCCGTCCAAAGAATGTATACTGAACAATTCGAATAATAAggtatatacgtatgtgttatgtaaataatatCTAATAAAGGTAATAAGTAGATTCGTAACAATACAAACAATTGAATCGGTtgacaaaaaacaatttcactttttcttttaaatataagtttatatgtatacatatgtatgtgcatgaGCATCTGAATATTCCTGTGTGCGTGTATTATCTTATTTTTAAGTAAACTTTAAAGGACAGTAAGTGGAAAACATCATAAAAAACttgcttattttttatgtttacaaTTCAGTCTGAAAGGCATAGTTGTGtatacacatttttatatcacctattttgaataattaacTGTTTAATTTAtcctgtttttgtttatttttaaaatagttttgctttgcttcgttttgtttctttaaataataagtgttttacaatattaatttcttaaa of Drosophila nasuta strain 15112-1781.00 chromosome 3, ASM2355853v1, whole genome shotgun sequence contains these proteins:
- the LOC132791806 gene encoding uncharacterized protein LOC132791806: MFQNSAAKLLVPAMRGALQRRSQSVVSGPPTKHVSTAEKVILGGGMCAASLFIPAWVLYHIRDYKGGK
- the LOC132791798 gene encoding 26S proteasome non-ATPase regulatory subunit 4 → MVLESTMICFDNSDYQRNGDYFPTRLNVQKDGINLVCLTKLRSNPENNVGLMTLSNTAEVLATLTSDVGRIFSKMHLIQPKGEINLLTGIRIAHLVLKHRQGKNHKMRIVVFVGSPITNEEGELVKQAKRLKKEKVNVDIVSFGDHGNNIETLTAFINALNGKDGTGSHLVSVPRGSALSEALLSSPIIQGEDGMGAAGLGGAAFEFGVDPNEDPELALALRVSMEEQRQRQESEQRRAGADNAGSGSGTGNAAETAAGGAIVTSGESVASSATGVTVPSSNSEEAMLQRALALSTETPEDNLPDFANMTEEEQIAFAMQMSMQDAADDVTQQAKRPKTDDASAPMDVDEDYSEVIGDPAFLQSVLENLPGVDPQSEAVRDAVGSLNKDKDKSTDAKDDQKK
- the LOC132791804 gene encoding V-type proton ATPase subunit e; the encoded protein is MVEAYVPPVIITAIWAFIGIICPFFARGPNRGVTQCCIMLTAVTCWLFWLCCYLTQMNPLIGPKLSMNEIMIMAREWGNEIKDTMDVTV